The following are encoded together in the Carassius auratus strain Wakin chromosome 34, ASM336829v1, whole genome shotgun sequence genome:
- the LOC113053527 gene encoding cell division cycle-associated protein 7-like translates to MRSKRQQVSSPSTRMNLRSYRSTAVVPVETSSSSSSDDSCDSFGSDGFGTSKRPLRPTRSSAPIEKVFKVLPATEEEDACSGFEKDLNDDMTHMKMDSDSETGSPVRKTRKSFTLRVAMKFPNKRASPSKPESKPKPEPKDSESENFMMKRALNIKENKAMLAKLMAELDKVPGLIPRKALSQGNTPRRAPRRSLDLNSARRRNPERTSRPHTRSRSLVDGPPSPAPEEETEDKYSLVRRNRNYDDDDYDEEEKEPRRRSYNSSLTIPHVVRPVEEITRAELDNICVNVREKIYNRATGSTCHQCRQKTTDTKTNCRNPECVGVRGQFCGPCLKNRYGEDVRDALLNPEWLCPPCRGICNCSFCRAREGRCATGVLVYLAKYHGYDNVHAYLKSLKKELEESE, encoded by the exons ATGCGCTCCAAG AGGCAGCAGGTGAGCTCTCCCTCCACCAGGATGAACCTGCGCAGTTACAGAAGCACTGCTGTGGTACCTGTGGaaacctcctcctcttcctcctccgaTGACAGCTGTGACAGTTTTGGATCTGATGGTTTTGGGACCTCG AAGAGACCGCTGAGACCGACGAGAAGCTCTGCTCCGATTGAGAAAGTGTTTAAAGTTTTACCTGCGACGGAGGAAGAGGATGCGTGCAGCGGCTTTGAGAAGGACCTGAACGACGACATGACACACATG AAGATGGACTCTGATTCTGAGACCGGTTCACCTGTCAGAAAAACTCGCAAATCATTCACACTCAGAGTAGCCATGAAGTTCCCCAACAAACGAGCCAGTCCATCAAAGCCCGAGTCCAAACCTAAACCTGAACCAAAAGACTCGGAGAGCGAGAACTTCATGATGAAGAGAGCGCTGAACATCAAAGAGAACAAAGCTATG CTCGCTAAGTTAATGGCTGAGCTGGATAAGGTTCCTGGACTCATTCCTAGGAAAGCTTTGTCACAAGGCAACACG CCTCGTCGTGCTCCGCGCCGCTCTCTGGACCTCAACAGCGCTCGCCGGCGAAACCCGGAGCGAACGTCACGTCCTCACACACGTTCACGGTCACTGGTGGATGGACCACCCTCCCCGGCCCCAGAGGAAGAAACCGAGGACAAATACAGCCTCGTGCGCAGAAACCGAAATtacgatgatgatgattatgatgaagaGGAG AAGGAGCCACGTCGGCGCAGCTACAACAGCTCTCTGACGATCCCTCACGTCGTGAGGCCTGTGGAGGAGATCACTCGGGCTGAACTGGACAACATCTGTGTCAACGTCAGAGAGAAGATTTACAACCGGGCCACT GGATCCACCTGCCATCAGTGTCGACAAAAAACAACCGACACCAAGACCAACTGCCGCAACCCAGAGTGTGTGGGTGTTCGAGGGCAGTTCTGCGGGCCTTGTCTCAAGAACCGTTACGGAGAAGACGTCCGTGATGCCCTCTTGAACCCG GAGTGGCTTTGCCCCCCGTGCAGGGGCATCTGTAACTGCAGCTTCTGTCGTGCCAGAGAGGGCCGCTGTGCTACAGGTGTGCTCGTGTACCTGGCCAAGTACCACGGCTACGACAATGTCCACGCTTATCTGAAAAG TTTAAAGAAGGAACTGGAGGAAAGTGAATAA